From Theileria orientalis strain Shintoku DNA, chromosome 4, complete genome, the proteins below share one genomic window:
- a CDS encoding uncharacterized protein (zinc finger, RING-type domain containing protein): MTIPKEFECPICLNLLFKPVTTSCGHNFCKQCIDKTLLVTQNCPICKLQLTNDYSPNLLLVQIINERFPEEINSRYTFTIPPDTTSDADSTAVENKVFVPMYFLNFYEPPLFEGNRNIVIDKLKEYRMLQYALANGSNIILAKKYLNKTVPVGTLVKITSNMIGTINDSNPRLPLTVEVSVLDRVKLKLPATLTDFNFYHCDYVPFTDKWIFTKTRETELNVTGSERTIYDELSTLEDNINKFCKNYDTIVEALRKLKNMNNDLTGYNRYFASTILINTCIILLKRQLHSGQKSLRARFESIYGSLPILADSSPQTKKLESLSLYLSKVVLASTKTKWEWYSLEDTFERLIRIAELIAQSRDRNVLNLKSTMLSELANSVDPVISSVVFILVLFIAPRLYRKLAYR, from the exons atgaCTATACCAAAGGAATTTGAATGCCCG ATTTgtttgaatttattatttaagCCAGTAACGACTTCTTGCGGACACAATTTCTGTAAACAGTGTATCGATAAG ACTCTTCTCGTTACTCAAAACTGTccaatttgtaaattacaACTGACCAATGATTATTCTCCTAATTTGTTGCTGGTTCAAATCATAAATGAGAGGTTTCCTGAAGAAATTAACTCAAGATATACCTTTACGATTCCTCCAG ATACAACCTCTGATGCTGATTCAACTGCGGTAGAGAATAAAGTTTTCGTTCCTATGTATTtccttaatttttatgaGCCGCCG CTGTTTGAGGGAAATAGAAACATCGTCATAGACAAACTGAAAGAATATAGGATGCTACAATACGCCTTA GCAAATGgatcaaatattatactCGCAAAGaagtatttaaataaaacagttCCAGTAGGGACCCTTGTAAAG ATCACCTCGAATATGATAGGGACGATCAACGACAGTAACCCCCGACTACCACTAACAGTGGAAGTGTCAGTACTAGATCGTGTTAAACTTAAGCTCCCAGCAACACTCACAGACTTCAATTTTTACCACTGCGACTATGTTCCGTTCACCGACAAGTGGATATTCACAAAGACTAGGGAAACTGAACTAAACGTAACGGGATCAGAAAGAACAATTTACGACGAACTTAGCACACTAGAAGACAATATAAACAAGTTctgtaaaaattatgacACTATCGTTGAAGCTttgaggaagctgaagaacatgaacaATGACTTGACAGGATATAACAGATATTTCGCCTCAACGATCCTGATAAATACGTGTATTATACTGCTTAAGAG GCAGCTGCACAGTGGACAGAAGTCACTAAGAGCGAGATTTGAATCAATTTACGGCTCACTGCCAATTCTGGCGGACTCAAGCCCACAAACTAAAAAACTTGAGAGTCTATCTTTGTATTTATCAAAGGTGGTCTTGGCGAGCACGAAGACGAAATGGGAGTGGTATTCACTGGAAG ATACCTTCGAAAGGCTAATTAGAATAGCAGAGTTAATAGCGCAGTCTAGAGATAGGAACGTATTGAACCTGAA GTCGACGATGCTGTCGGAGCTCGCAAACTCAGTTGACCCGGTGATATCGAGCGTGGTGTTCATCCTGGTACTGTTCATCGCACCGAGGCTGTACCGCAAGCTTGCCTACCGCTAA